GATTGGCGGCGGCCACATTCGACAGCACCGGCTTCGTGGTGTCTGCGATCACGCCGTCAATAAGAATCGTTTGGCCGGCGGTGACGTTGGCGGCAGTGACTTGAGTGCCGTCCAGAAAAGTTACGACGACATCAACCGAATCCAGCGCGCCGAGGCCAAAATGCAGCACTGGATCATCTTGACCGAGATAACCTGCGCCGCTGCGGGCTTCGCGCCAGGTTACCGGCGCGCCTCCCGCCTGGCCCGCCGGATAAATTCTCGTCTTAGCGCCAAACGCGCCCGCAACACCCTGCGGTGAAACCAAGCGGACTTTCAGCCAATTGCCGTTATTGAAATTATTGCGCACGAGCCAATTACGCGAACGTTTGCAGCCTACGGCAAAATCCAAATCGCCGTCATTATCAATGTCGGCAAAGCCAATGGCGCGCGGATCATTGATGCCGGCAACTGGAATCGACGGTCCGGCAACGAATGTTCCTGCGCCGTTGTTAAGATAACAAACGTCATCGCCGGCAAACACGATATCGAGATCGCCGTCGTTGTCAAGATCAGCAACGCCAGCCATGTAGCCGTCAGTATTGTCAAAGCTTTGATGAAAACGAAACGTGCCGTTGGCGTTGCTGAGGTAAAGATAGCCGACATTGTCGCTCGCCAGCAGCAGATCGAGACGGCCGTCATTGTCAACATCGGCTGTAGTAATGCCGTCGCCGGCGCGGTGGCTGATGCCGAGCACAGCCGGCGAAACCAAAGAGAAGCTGCCCTGGCCGTCATTGCGCAGAATGTTGAGATCGCCGGTGCGATTGGCGGCAATGATGTCAAGATCGCCGTCGCCGTCGTAATCCGTGGCGATTGCGCCTTGCCCGGCACGCGCTTCGTAGAGCGCGCCGGAATTGATGGCGGTAAACTGCAAATCGCCGTCGTTGCGATAAACCTCATTGCGATCCTCGGGCGCATCCGTCGTGCCCAGATAATCCGTCACTGCGAACAAGTCGAGATCGCCGTCGTTATCCATGTCGAATGCGGTCACGCTGCGGGTTTCCCATTCGCGCAGCGGCAATCCGCTCGCGGTGGTAGCGTCGGTAAAAAAACCGTTGCCATTATTGCGGAATAGATTATTGATGCCGGGAATCCCGGTGGTTCCGCGCGTTGTGCCGTTGTACAAATCAAAATCGCCGTCATGATCCAAATCGGCGAACAGCGCGCCGTGCGAGCCGCCGTCGAAGTCAGCGATGCCGCGCGCGGCGGCTTCACTCGCAAACACGTTGCCGCCGGTATTGCGATAGAAAAGATCGACGTCCGGCTTTTCCAAAACGTTGTACATGGTAATGTAAAGATCCGGCAACGCGTCGTTGTCGACATCCGCAAAAATGGCGGCATGGCCGCCGGTGTCATTAACACCGGAAGGCCCGCCGGTGCCTGCCGCGAGAGTAATGTCGGTGAAGGTAAGCGCCGCAGCGCCCGTTTGGAACGTTTGATCGCCGCTTGCGGCGAGATTGCCGCTCGCATCTTGCGAGAGTACGCGATAATGATACGTCGTGTTTTTCGTTAAGCCGGAGAGCGCGACACTATGCGCGGTGACCAGCGCGGGATTGAGCAGCGAAGTGGAGCCGTACGCCGCGGTCAACCCATATTCCACCTGGGAATCGCTGGCTTCGTTGGTGTTCCAGGAGATTACGGCATCGTTTGCAGTAACATTGCCCGCGGCAATATTTGAGATCACCGGTGGTGTGACATCGTCAATATCCGGCTCCGTCGAAATGATCGCAAAATCATCAACCACCCACTCGCCGTTGGTGGAAGAGCGGTAGCCGGATAACTCGAACGCAAATTGACTATCGAGCGAGTAACCGGTCAACGCAAAAATCTCGCTGTAAGCCGTGACCCAGTTCGCGTTATCGTAAGAATATTCGAAATAAATCGAATCGGCGCTGGTCCGCAGGCGCAGATGAAAATTGGTGCTGAAGACAGCGTTGGTTGCAACATCGCGGCCATCGATGATATTATTCTTGCGCCACTGCACATAAAGCTTGTAAGGGCCGGAACTGCTGCTGCGATAATTATAAAAACGATACCAGCTCGGCTCATTGTAAAAACCGTTGAGCGCGGAACGCGTAACGGTGGCTGACATGCCGAGCGCGCCGTCATTGTTGGGCTGCACGACTTTGATCTGCACAATCTTGTTGCGCCCGGAGAAGGTATCGCGCGTGTATATCCAGCCGCTGTTGGCCCCGCTGGAACGCAGGCGCAGCGCATTGTTCACAATCGCGGTTTGATTGCCGCTGTGGCTGCCGAGCAGCCATTTGTTGGTATCAAGCGCCGCTGCGTTGAAATCATCCTCCAAAACCACGCGCAAGGTGGTAAATGTGAAATCACCACTTACACCGAGATTTGCGCTGGCATCGCGCGATTTGACGCGATAGTGATAGGTTTTGCCCGGCAATAATCCAGACAGCAAAATCGTGTGATTTGTGACCAGGCTGGGCGACAGCGCCGAGCTTTGGCCGTAATTAACGCTCAAACCGTAATCCACCTGGCTGTCGCCCGGTTCATCTGTCAGCCAGGTGAGGCGCGCCGAACTTCCGGTAATGTTGCTCACCGCAACATTCGTGATTACCGGCGGCGTGACGTCATTGGCGGGCGTTGCAAAAGTAAAATCGCCGCTCACGGCCAGATTGCCTGCTGCGTCTTTGGAACGTACGCGATAATGATACGTCGTTCCTGCCGTCAAATTTACAAGCGTCACGCTGTGACTGGTCACACGAGCCGTGTCCAGCCCGGAAAGCGCGCCGTAAGCATTCGTCAATCCATATTCAACCTGGGAATCGCTGGCTTCATCTGTGTTCCACGTAATTTTTGCGGAAGCTGCCGTGAGTTCCCCGGCAGCAACCGTCGTGATCACCGGCGCTGTGGTGTCCGCGGCAGCGCTGGCGGTCGTAAATGTCGCATCGGAGGAAGCCGAGGCATTGCCGCTCGCGTCTAAGGCGCGCGCACGGTAGTGATACGTCGTTGCCGGCTGCAAGCCCGCCAGCGTAATCGCGTGCGTATTCGTCAACAGCCCGTCATGCCAGCGAAAATCAAACTCGGTGTTGACATAAGCCGCCCACCACTGGTTGGACATGACTTCATAGCCGGCGTCATTGGGATGCAAGTTATCCGCCATCCAATCCAAAGCCCAGTTGGGATTGGCCAGAAACGCCGCATGATTATCGACAAGATGTATGCGATAGCCGCTGTTGGCGCGGGCATTCACCAACGCCGGAAGTTGCGCATTCACCGCAACGCTGACCGTCTCGCGTGCATCGGTGCGCGGGATCAGAGTCGAGAGATAAATCTTGGTATTAGCATTATATTGGAAAATGGCATCCACGATCGCGGTGATCTCAGACACGACCAGATCCGCGCTGTTGCCGCCGCTGATGTCGTTGGTGCCGATGTGCAGCAAAACCGCTTGCGGCTGTGCTTGCGCCAGAAAAGTATTGAGGCTTCCTAAAATTTGATTGGCAGACCAGCCCGGGTGGCCTTCGTGATCCGTGTCCGGCAGTCCGGCGCCGTATTGCAGGCTGCCGACAAAATCAAAGCGGCTGCCAAAACTTGACAAACTATGATACAAAAATGCGCGATAGCCTGATTCGTTGGTGCTGCCCACGCCTTCGGTGATACTGTCGCCCAGCGGCATGAGGCGAATCACGCCGTGCGGTTGCGTGTCATATTCGATCGTGCCGAGCGTATTGCGATCCGTGGTGAAACTCACCTGCGCCGTCGTTTGCGTAATGTCGGACACCGCCACGTTCGAGATCACGGGCAATTCCGGCACTCCGCTCAGCGTCGTAAAGGTGAAATCATCGCTGGCCGCGAGATTCCCCGCGGCATCCCGCGATTTTACGCGATAATGATACGTTTCGCCAGCAGTCAAGCCGGAGAGTACAACACTGTGCGCCGTCAGAAAATTGGCATCCAGCGGCGAGGAGGCGCCATACGCTGCCGTCAAACCATACTCCACTTGCGCGTCGCTTGCTTCATCGGTATTCCAGGTTATGGTGGCGCTGGTTTGGGTAATGTTGCCGCTCGCGACATTCGAAATGACCGGCGGCGTCAAATCCGGAGGCGGCGCTTGCAGGGAATTGATGGAGAAATCATCGACCACCCATTCACCTTTTACCGGCGTATTGTAAGCGGCCAACTCGAAGGCAAACAAATCGTCCAGCGTGTATCCCGGCAGCGCAAACGTCTCCGAATATGCCGTAGTCCAGGATACGTTATCAAAGGAATATTCAAAATAAATTACGTTCCCACTGGTGCGCAGGCGCAAATAAAAATTGCTGGTAAAGGTCACGCCGGCGGCGACATCGAGGCCGCCGACCACTCCGTTTTTTCGCCATTGCACAAACAGCTTGAACGGCTGGCTGTTGCTGTCGCGATAATTGTAGAAACGATACCAGTTCGATTCGCTATAAAAGCCGTTGACCGCGGCCGTTGTTGCCGTCGGCGACATGCCCAGACTGCCGTCATTGTTCGGCTGCACGACTTTTATCTGGATCGTTTTTTCTCTGCCGCTGAATTTGTCGCGGGTATATACCCATCCCGTGCTGTTGCCCGTGGTACGCAAACGCAATGCGCCGCTTTGCACCGCAGAGATATTTTGCGCCTGTGAGCCTAAAATCCATTTTGTCAGATCGAGGCTCGCGCTATTGAAATTGTCGGACAGTAGCGGGCCGTCAGACGTGGTGAAGGTGAAATTGCCGCTCGTCTCCAAATTGCCTGAAGCGTCTTCGGATAGGACGCGATAATGATACGTCGTGTTCGCATTCAAGCCTGTAAGCGTGACGCTATGCGCCGTGACCAACGCCGGGTTGAGCGAAGAAACATTGCCATAACTCGATGTCAAACCATATTCGACCTGGCTGGTGCTCGCTTCATCAGTGTTCCAGTTTATTTGCGCCGAGGAGGAAGCAATATTGCCGCTGGTTACGTTCGAAATAACCGGCGGCAAGGCATCCAACGCCAGCGTGATGAAGGTAAAGTCGCCGCTGATCGCGAGGTTGCCGGCGGCATCCCGGGAAAGTACGCGATAATGATAAAGCGTGTTGGCCGCCAATCCCGTCAGCGTCACCGCATGCGAGGTCACGCGATTGGCATCCAGCGGCGAAAGACTGCCGTAAGCTGCCGTCAAGCCATATTCCACCTGGGAATCGCTCGCTTCGTTCGAGTTCCACACAATCGTTACACTGCTTTGCAAAATATTGCTGCTGGCAATGTTCGAGAGCAGCGGCAACGCCGCGTCAGCAGGCGGCTCAACCTCGCCTTCGCCTTCGCGCAGCGTGAGCTTTTGATTTGCCGCGATGTCATAATAGCGGTCTTGCAAGCCGGAGGGCCATTGTACGATCAGTGAGTCGATTTGCGAGCCGGCTCCCAAACCGAAATGCGCAGTCAAATCGCTGCCGGTGCACAGATAGGCTTGCCCGGCAACAATCATCTGCGTTTGTTTTTGACCGCTGGCCCACGCGATCACACGCGCGCCCACACCGTCGCGATTGCTGCTCTCACCGATCAGCTTGATTTGAAGCCAATTGTTGAGCGGGCCGTCATTGCGATACAAGATGCAATCCTGGCCGGTATTCGAGAAGAAAATATCGAGATCGCCGTCATTGTCATAATCCGCATAAGATGGGCTGTAGCCGCGGCTGAAATTATTCGCGCCTGAAGCGCTGCTCACGTTGGTAAACGTGCCGTCGCCGTTATTCTGAAACATCTTGTTTTCATTGTTGCGCGTGATGTACAAATCCGGCCAGCCGTCGTCATTGAAATCGGCAAACAACACGCCGCGATTGCCGGCGCCGCCGACCGTCACGCCCGCGCTTTGCGTCACGTTCGTGAACGATTGTCCGTTGTTGCGAAAGAACAAATTCTCGCCGTCATAATTGCAAATATAAACATCGAAATCGCCATCGCGATCGTAATCGCCAATCGCCGCGCCCTGGCTGTGCGGCGCGGGCGCGTCAAT
This genomic interval from Cytophagia bacterium CHB2 contains the following:
- a CDS encoding T9SS type A sorting domain-containing protein codes for the protein MNLTAACHPVSRLGVFTLLAALSTPLALFGQTIRFTDVTSAAGIPEIAPGGFGHGTSFGDYNGDGRPDIYVMAYDAPNFLLRNNGNGTFTDIAASAGVQNPMERDRGMASADYDNDGDLDIFILGGSNASVLYRNNGNNTFTEVTDAAGVNVTGQGQGVAWGDYNNDGLLDLFVTQTNGDNVLFRQNINHTFEDVNASSGIGSFSQSLQPIFFDVDLDGDLDLFVVRQTDEPNLLYINNGNGTFSERASSWGIDAPAPHSQGAAIGDYDRDGDFDVYICNYDGENLFFRNNGQSFTNVTQSAGVTVGGAGNRGVLFADFNDDGWPDLYITRNNENKMFQNNGDGTFTNVSSASGANNFSRGYSPSYADYDNDGDLDIFFSNTGQDCILYRNDGPLNNWLQIKLIGESSNRDGVGARVIAWASGQKQTQMIVAGQAYLCTGSDLTAHFGLGAGSQIDSLIVQWPSGLQDRYYDIAANQKLTLREGEGEVEPPADAALPLLSNIASSNILQSSVTIVWNSNEASDSQVEYGLTAAYGSLSPLDANRVTSHAVTLTGLAANTLYHYRVLSRDAAGNLAISGDFTFITLALDALPPVISNVTSGNIASSSAQINWNTDEASTSQVEYGLTSSYGNVSSLNPALVTAHSVTLTGLNANTTYHYRVLSEDASGNLETSGNFTFTTSDGPLLSDNFNSASLDLTKWILGSQAQNISAVQSGALRLRTTGNSTGWVYTRDKFSGREKTIQIKVVQPNNDGSLGMSPTATTAAVNGFYSESNWYRFYNYRDSNSQPFKLFVQWRKNGVVGGLDVAAGVTFTSNFYLRLRTSGNVIYFEYSFDNVSWTTAYSETFALPGYTLDDLFAFELAAYNTPVKGEWVVDDFSINSLQAPPPDLTPPVISNVASGNITQTSATITWNTDEASDAQVEYGLTAAYGASSPLDANFLTAHSVVLSGLTAGETYHYRVKSRDAAGNLAASDDFTFTTLSGVPELPVISNVAVSDITQTTAQVSFTTDRNTLGTIEYDTQPHGVIRLMPLGDSITEGVGSTNESGYRAFLYHSLSSFGSRFDFVGSLQYGAGLPDTDHEGHPGWSANQILGSLNTFLAQAQPQAVLLHIGTNDISGGNSADLVVSEITAIVDAIFQYNANTKIYLSTLIPRTDARETVSVAVNAQLPALVNARANSGYRIHLVDNHAAFLANPNWALDWMADNLHPNDAGYEVMSNQWWAAYVNTEFDFRWHDGLLTNTHAITLAGLQPATTYHYRARALDASGNASASSDATFTTASAAADTTAPVITTVAAGELTAASAKITWNTDEASDSQVEYGLTNAYGALSGLDTARVTSHSVTLVNLTAGTTYHYRVRSKDAAGNLAVSGDFTFATPANDVTPPVITNVAVSNITGSSARLTWLTDEPGDSQVDYGLSVNYGQSSALSPSLVTNHTILLSGLLPGKTYHYRVKSRDASANLGVSGDFTFTTLRVVLEDDFNAAALDTNKWLLGSHSGNQTAIVNNALRLRSSGANSGWIYTRDTFSGRNKIVQIKVVQPNNDGALGMSATVTRSALNGFYNEPSWYRFYNYRSSSSGPYKLYVQWRKNNIIDGRDVATNAVFSTNFHLRLRTSADSIYFEYSYDNANWVTAYSEIFALTGYSLDSQFAFELSGYRSSTNGEWVVDDFAIISTEPDIDDVTPPVISNIAAGNVTANDAVISWNTNEASDSQVEYGLTAAYGSTSLLNPALVTAHSVALSGLTKNTTYHYRVLSQDASGNLAASGDQTFQTGAAALTFTDITLAAGTGGPSGVNDTGGHAAIFADVDNDALPDLYITMYNVLEKPDVDLFYRNTGGNVFASEAAARGIADFDGGSHGALFADLDHDGDFDLYNGTTRGTTGIPGINNLFRNNGNGFFTDATTASGLPLREWETRSVTAFDMDNDGDLDLFAVTDYLGTTDAPEDRNEVYRNDGDLQFTAINSGALYEARAGQGAIATDYDGDGDLDIIAANRTGDLNILRNDGQGSFSLVSPAVLGISHRAGDGITTADVDNDGRLDLLLASDNVGYLYLSNANGTFRFHQSFDNTDGYMAGVADLDNDGDLDIVFAGDDVCYLNNGAGTFVAGPSIPVAGINDPRAIGFADIDNDGDLDFAVGCKRSRNWLVRNNFNNGNWLKVRLVSPQGVAGAFGAKTRIYPAGQAGGAPVTWREARSGAGYLGQDDPVLHFGLGALDSVDVVVTFLDGTQVTAANVTAGQTILIDGVIADTTKPVLSNVAAANLTGATAQILWNTSEISDSQVEYGLTTNYGVSSPLNSVRVTAHNVALSGLTANTTYHYRVKSKDRAGNLVVSGDFTFATATPDATPPVISNVATSNITSSSVQINWNTNEASDSQVEYGLTNSYGSSSPLDANLTTTHNVTLSDLSAGTTYHYRVKSKDAAGNLATSGDFTFTTLASALFADDFNSGSLDANKWTRGTNAGNQTAVAGGQLELRSQGGESGWVITKQAFAARNTTITAKVTQPNDDGALGLSPTFNQSATTGIYNQATWYRFYIYRDQASGPYLLYVQWKKNGAVDGVDVTGNLNITGQVYLRLRCDDTRIHFEASLDGATWFDTYNEPFGLTGYTLDSNFYYELAGYRTSTKGVLRVDDFSISTGGGASGVIAMNHLAKPRSVSLSLAVPESFALSQNYPNPFNIDTRLNLALPEDGRLQASIYNLQGQEVMRLHDDYFSAGYHVIRWQGANDAGQTASSGIYLLRLIFEGQSGRREVMTMRMILLK